TACATCTGCAAATCGTGCTCAAATTTGCTCCTCGAAACGAGACTCGTCGTAAATCTGTTCCTGATAAGTGGAAAGGGATAAGAAAATCTTCAGAAGTGTGAAATGGGTGATAACTAGGACCTAGAATGAAATCTGTGTCTTTTTCATGTAAAAAAACCACAAATTACTCATTTCCCTTTTTCCTGTCAGTCATAAGCTATTTCGAGATTGACAAAAGGAGGATTACTATGGCGAATAAAGCGAAAGCGAAGGTTAGCCCCCAATTCAAAAGGCTCTGTAACCGATTTGGAAAAATATTAGGGGGTGAGTCGGAAATTGATAGTGGGCCTGTTTGTTTTGTCATGCGGCTTACAAATCTTCGAGAAACCATCTTAGGAAGACGTACGCTTTCCCCTTTAGTTCGAGCTCAAATGTTTTCGTTTGAATCCCTTGATAAGTCAGGTCGTGCCCTTTGTTTGGGCGAGACTGCCGTTCACCAAAATCAAGTGAACCGCTTGATGTCGAATCTCCGCAAACGTGGGATAAAAGTGACGGCACTTCACAACCACTGGCTAAAAGAAAATCCGCGCTTAATGTATATGCATTGGGAAGCGATAGAGAATCCTATCGTATTCGCCAGGAAAACCAAAGAGTCCATCGCATTCCTGGGTTAACATGGTGGAGCCATGAAGTTTTCATTTCATCATAATCGAAAGGATGACGAATATGGGCAAAGTAAAGGCAAAAGCAAAGGCAAGTCCCCAATTTAGAAGACTGTGTAACCGATTTTCTGCCATTTTAGGTGGAACAGAGCATGAAATTACAAGAGGTCCCGTTTGTTTCGTCTCCAGAAATAGAGTATTCAATGCATCCATATTAGGCAGAAAAACCACATCCCCATTGGTCCGCTATCAATTGTTCTCATTCGAATCCTTGAACAGTTCAGGACGTGCACTATGTCTAGGGGAAACGGCTCTCTTCCAAAACCAAGTAAACCGTTTGCTGTCAAACCTTCGCAAAAACGGGATAAAGGTAACAGCAGTCCATAATCACTGGCTCTTTGACAACCCGCGTCTTATGTATATTCATTGGGAGTCGATTGATAATCCCATTGCATTCGCCAGAAAAGTGAAGCGTTCTATCGCTTTTTTGGGTTAATCGAACCAATAACAGAAAACAGCGGCCATCAAAGA
The window above is part of the Brevibacillus antibioticus genome. Proteins encoded here:
- a CDS encoding DUF1259 domain-containing protein, translating into MGKVKAKAKASPQFRRLCNRFSAILGGTEHEITRGPVCFVSRNRVFNASILGRKTTSPLVRYQLFSFESLNSSGRALCLGETALFQNQVNRLLSNLRKNGIKVTAVHNHWLFDNPRLMYIHWESIDNPIAFARKVKRSIAFLG
- a CDS encoding DUF1259 domain-containing protein, with translation MANKAKAKVSPQFKRLCNRFGKILGGESEIDSGPVCFVMRLTNLRETILGRRTLSPLVRAQMFSFESLDKSGRALCLGETAVHQNQVNRLMSNLRKRGIKVTALHNHWLKENPRLMYMHWEAIENPIVFARKTKESIAFLG